GATGATGAACGACTTGGATTCAGTCGATGACATTGACGATATCGATATGGTTGCCGGAGAGCCAGCAACAACAGCTGCCGCCAATGGACACTCTGAGCTTGTGATAGCCGACGATCTAGAGTTCGCAGAACCCGCGGCGCCCGCGCCAGTCGCAGCTCCCACCACCGACATTGCAGCAGATGAAACTGGGGAAGAGATTGCTCAGGACGACATTGACGCTTTGTTCAATTGACGTCTTCTAGGCCAGCACTCGGTTAATTGTGTGCAACCGCCAGGTCCCCAGGCGCTCGTCTGATTTTTCCGAAAGATTGTCCGGCCCGGTCCAGGAGAGGTGCGTCAGCGAAAGCGGCGACGCATCAAACTGAAATCCCCCCTCATTCGGCAAATCCAAAGCCAAAACAATTGCTGCCCGAATGAGCGCCAAGTGCGACACGACCACCAGCGGTCGGTCGGGGTAATGTTGCGTCAAGCGTTCGATCAAGGTGGCGACACGAGTGACCACCGCTTCGAAACATTCGCCTCCTTCCGGCACAATTGAGCCCGGCATGCTCCAGTCAATCTGAGGGTTGGCTTTGTGTACCTCCGATTGTCGGCGCCCGGCCCAACTGCCGAGATCCTGATCTGTGAGGTCCTGGACGACTGTTGCATTTGCTGCCGGGTCAAGCACCTGGACTGTCTGTCGCGCCCGGACAAGCGGCGATGTTAGCCAGACAGCACCTTGGGGAAGGTGCGATAATAAACGCCTCGCAGCGCCTGCATCTGGCGGAACGGTCGGCAGGTCAAGATGCCCAGCATACCTGCCTGGATCTTGAAGCGGCGCCCCCTGGCGCACCCAATACCAATCTGATCGCATCTACCCTGCCCGACTCAGCTGTAAAAACGCCCAGTATGCCTGTTCCTAACGCGCCACCCCACGATTAGGTGACTCGCGCCCACGCTCTCTGCTATGACCACGCCATAAAAATCACCTCAATTCGCTGAGACACTGAAGGAACACCCATGTCAGACCCCATCATCCTGGTCGAAAAAGCAGACGGCATCGCCACCGTCACACTCAACCGCCCAGACGCCATGAACGCCCTTTCGCTGGAACTTCGCGAAGCCATCGCCGACACGTTTCAGGACCTGGAAGCGGACCCCGACGTCCGGGTAGCAGTCCTAACAGGGGCTGGCCGCGCCTTCTGTGCGGGGCTCGACCTCAAGGAATTGGGCGAACAGGGCCTCACTGGACCGGACAATGCCGTCACCCACAAGGACCCGGTAACCTCGATCAATCAGTTCAGCGGACCGGTAATCGGCGCCATCAACGGTGTCGCTATCACCGGTGGCTTTGAACTGGCGCTTGCGTGCGACGTTCTAATCGTCTCAACCAACTGCCGCTTCGCCGACACCCATGCCCGCGTCGGCATTTTGCCGGGCTGGGGCCTTTCACAAAAACTGTCGCGCGCCATTGGCATTTATCGCGCCAAAGAACTGTCACTTACAGGTAATTTCTTAAGCGCAGACCAAGCCGCCGAATGGGGCCTTGTTAATCGTGTCGTGGCACCTGAAGAACTGGTAAGCGTTGCTCAAAGTCTTGCAGCCGACATGCTCACCGTCGTGCCGGAATGTCTGCCTGCCTACAAACAGCTCATTGACGATGGTTTCGCAGAAGCCTTTGGTGACGCTCTCAAGACTGAACTCAAAGTCTCCGGCGCTGCAAATTCCAGTGTCTCTGCCGACGCACTTGAAAGCCGACGTGCAGGCATCCAAAAACGCGGCAAGTCGCAAACGGCCTAATCGCAGATCGAAACGTAAGGGAAACCAAGCGTTCCGGCCTCCCGCTCGCACTTTCCATTGAGGCGCATTAAACTGCTCCTCAATGGAATTGTCTTTGGGAGGAAGACCTCATGCACGATCTCGTTATTCGTGGCGGCACAGTTTATGACGGCACAGGTGGCACGCCCTTCAAGGCAGATATCGCAATTGACGGAGACAAGATCTCCGCCGTCGGAGAGGTGACCGACAAGGGCCGAACCGAGATCGATGCGACCGGCCAGATTGTGACGCCGGGCTTTGTCGACATCCATACCCACTATGACGGCCAGGTCACCTGGGATCCTTACCTTCAACCGTCCACCTTTCACGGCGTCACCACCGCCGTCATGGGCAATTGTGGCGTCGGCTTTGCGCCCTGTAAGCCGGACGAACATGACTGGTTGATTGGCCTCATGGAAGGCGTCGAAGACATCCCCGGCACTGCCTTGGCTGAAGGTATTGACTGGCGCTGGGAAAGCTTCCCTGAATATATGAAGGCCGTCGAGAGTTCCCCACTTGCATTGGATATCGGACTGCAGGTGCCCCACGGCGCACTCCGTGCCTATGTCATGGGACAACGCGGCGCTGACCTGGAGCCTGCCAATGACGATGACATCAAACAAATGTCAGAGCTGGTGGTTGATGCCCTGGATGCTGGGGCTCTTGGCTTCTCCACGTCGCGTACAGAAAAACACCGGGACAAAAATGGTGCCCACACACCAAGCTTCAAAGCCGAACAAGCAGAGCTTCATGGCATTGCCGCTGCTATGGGAAAAGCAGACAAAGGCGTCATCCAACTAATCGCTGACTTCTGGGACTTTGAACCTGAATTTGCCATGCTCCGCGGCATGGTGGAAGTATCCGGACGCCCTCTCTCCCTCACCATAGAGCAAGACGACCGGCATCCTGAAATCTGGAAGAAAGTGTTGGGTGGTATTGGGGACGCAGCAGCCAAAGGTTTGCCCATGCGTGGACAGGTCCCGCCGCGCCCTACCGGCGTGCTTATGGGGCTGACCTCAACATTGAACCCGTTCCTGCTCCATCAGACGTTCAGAACAATTGCGCACCTGCCCCTGGAACAGCAGGTGCAAGAACTCCGCGACCCGGCTTTCAGGGAAAAGCTACTGACAGAAGAGCCCGCCTACCCCGAAGGTCAGATCATCACCATGCTCTGCACCGCCTATCACAAGATGTTCGAGCTGGGCGACCCGCCAAACTACGAGCCTGCGCCGCAAGACAGTGCGGCCGCCGTGGCCGAAGCTTCTGACAAAAGTCCCAGAGAGCAAGTGCTAGACTGGATGCTGGAGCGCGACGGCAACGCCCTGCTCTACTTTCCACTGATGAACTATATGAGCGGCAGCCTGGATGATGTCCACACCATGATGACCCACCCCAATGTGGCCTTCGGTCTGGGCGACGGCGGCGCGCATGTGGGTATTCTGTGTGATGCGAGTTTCCCGTCGACACTCCTGACGCACTGGGGCCGAGACCGAACACGCGGACCCAAACTCCCGCTGGAATGGCTGATTCATGGCCAAACAAAGGCAAATGCAGAAATCGTCGGCCTGCACGATCGTGGCGTTCTGGCACCAGGCATGAAAGCCGACGTCAACGTAATTGACTTCGACAATCTGCGTCTTCATGCACCCGAAATCGTTCATGATCTACCTGCAGGTGGCAAACGCCTCATACAGAAAGCAACAGGCTATACCGCCACCATCATCTCCGGCGAAGTCGCCTTCGAAAACGGAGTGCCAACTGGCAAACTAAATGGGAAACTCATTCGCGGCGCCCAAGCGCGGCCCGCAGGCGTACAGATTCCGGTTGCGGCAGATTGAGTGAGAGCAGCTGGCGGCACCACCGTCGGAGCCCCACGATCATTAGCCTGATCGTCTATCTGCCTGCCATCGGCGTTGCCTGGTGGGTGGTCAGCATGGCCCCAACTACATCCATCCTATGGAACACATTGATTGCCGACGTGGCGGCGACTCTCGTTGTTTTTGCCGCAAGCATTTTGACTCGCAACTCCAGCATTTATGATCCGTATTGGAGTGTCGCGCCACCTCTGATCGCAATCTATTGGTTTACTGCCATAGGCAGCAAGGAGCTGACAGTAAGGGAATGGTTGGCTTTTGGCCTTGTGACCCTCTGGGCGATCCGGCTCACATTCAACTGCATGCGCCGCTGGAGCTCGTATAAAGAGCAGGACTTCCGCTATCTTGATCTGAAAGCAAAATTCGGCCGCCTCTATCCGTTAATTGATCTCTTTGGCATTGAGCTCTACCCGACAGTCCTTGTCTTTTTGGGCTGTATCCCGCTTTTTGCGGTTGCAGAATCTGGAACGCCGCTCGGCCCGCTCGATGGGCTTGCAGTTGCAGTCACTTTGGGGGCGATCCTGGTGGAGACCGCCGCAGATGAACAGATGTGGGCATATCGCAAAAGTCGCACGCCAGATGCCCCCATCTGCACACGAGGCCTCTGGCGCCACTCTCAGCATCCAAATTATCTAGGGGAACTCTTGTTCTGGTGGGGCATTTGGTTATTTGGGTTTGCCTCAGGTGCCAGCGAGCTATGGATGATCACAGGCGCGCTTGCCATGACTTTACTCTTCGTCTCCATCTCCGTTCCGATGATGATAAAACGAAAACGCCAGCGCTATCCAAACTATGACGCGCTTGTAGAAGGCATCCCGGTTCTTTTCCCGAGGCCCTTCTAACAAGACCGCTTTGTTATAGAGAATCAAGTGCCCTCAAGGTAATCAGGACTATGGCCAAGCCCACGGTTCGTGAAACAGATCTCTATGCGCCCCTTAAGTCATTCCTTGAGGGCCAAGGGTATGAGGTCAAGAGCGAGATCGGGGCGGTGGACGTTGTCGCTCGGCGCGGCGAGGAAGAACCACTCATTGTCGAGATGAAAACCGGCTTCACCTTGTCAGTGATCCACCAGGCAGTTGCGCGCCAAGCAATCAGTGACATTGTCTACATCGCTGTTCCGCGAGGAACTGGCACCCCTTTTAGAAAATCTCTGAAGGCCAATACATCGCTTTGCCGCCGGCTGGGGCTAGGCCTGATCACCATTCGGCTGAAAGACGGATTTGTTGAAACCCATGCAGACCCCAGCCCCTATGCCCCGCGCAAATCGAAAAGCAAAAAGACGGACCTGTTGCGAGAATTTGCAAAGCGCACCGGCGACCCGAACAAAGGCGGCTCAACGCGCCGGGGCCTCGTGACAGCCTATCGCCAGGACGCCCTTCGCTGCCTCCAGGTTCTGAGCGACCAAGGCCCCACAAAAGCCGCAGAGGTTTCAAAAGCATCAGGCGTCGAAAAGGCCCGTCGGTTGATGGCTGACAATCACTATGGGTGGTTCGAAAGGGTTGAGACAGGCATCTATGCGCTCAGCAGCAATGGGCTGAAAGCAGCGAGAGAATACCACGGCACCCTCGCCGAGCTAACGCCACGCGCCCCGCCCACTGAGGCACCTTGACTGCAAACACCCTCCTCAAACCCGCTCGAACGGAGCTATACCTGCCTTGCGAGACCCATTAGTCTGATCTGAGATTTCGGGTGGGGGGATTCGGCCATGACTACACGCACACCGGGGCGCCACGCACTGGCTTTTGTCTTGGTCACCATTCTGATCGACACTATTGGCTTTGGCATTATCATTCCGGTGATCCCGGAACTGATCATGGAGCTGTCAGGCGAGCCTATCTCTGCAGCCGCTGGCTATGGCGGACTCATGCTCTTCTCGTTTGCCGCCGCCCACTTCATATTCGCGCCAGTTATGGGAAATCTAGCCGACCGTTTTGGGCGGCGTCCGATCCTTCTGATATCACTTCTGGCGCTTGGTATTGATTATCTCATCATGGCCTTCGCCCCATCGCTCTTCTGGCTATTCCTGGGCCGGGTTTTCGCGGGCATGTTCGGAGCAACTTTCGCAACAGCGAATGCCTATGTGACCGACGTCTCGCCGCCGGAAAAACGCGCACAAAACTTTGGGCTCACAGGTGCCGCCTGGGGATTGGGATTTATCATCGGGCCGGTGATTGGCGGGTTCCTAGGTGAAATAGGTCCTCGCATTCCCTTCTTTGCCGCCTCTGCAATCGCTTTCATCAACGTCGCTTACGGATTCCTGGTTTTGCCTGAAACGCTGAAAGACCAAGATCGACGGACCTTTGAATGGAAACGGGCCAATCCCATTGGCGCCCTCGCCCATTTCAGAGCTTATCCGGTATTGTTGGGACTGGTGAGCGCAACCATCCTGTTCCAGCTGGCCCACGACGCAAACCCGGCAGTGTTCACCTATTTTGCGATTCATCAGTTCAACTGGAGTGAGCGGGAGATCGGCTTTGCTCTCGGCTTTGTTGGGGTCACTGTAATTTTCAGCCAAACAGTCCTCATTCGATTAACTGTCGAGAGATTTGGCGAAGTCAATTCAGCCTTTATCGGATTGGCGATTGCTGCGATCGGTTTTGCTGCCCTCGGCATGGCAACAACAACGTGGATGGCCTACCTCGCCTTGGTCCCCATGGCCTTAATGGGTCTTGCCATGCCCGCAATCCGAAGCCTCATGGCTGCTCGGGTGCCAGACAATGCCCAGGGAGAGTTGCAAGGTGCGCTCTCCAGCCTGATGGGCCTTACAATGATCGCTGCACCCTTGCTCATGACGCAACTCTTTCGCACCTTCACGGCTGAAGATGCCCCCTTTCAACTTCCTGGCGCCCCCTATTTTGCTGCGGCTTTCCTCATGGTTTCCGCCGCTTTGGTCCTGTCCCGACATGCCCGCAACCATTCGTAACAAAATGTTGCAATCGCGACACATTCTTAGAATAACTTGCGAACGTTGTTGAAAATCAATTGCAAGTACAGAGTGTCGAGCCTACCCCTACTCCCAGATTTTGACTCCGGCGCCCTTTAAAGAGGCGCCAAAATTGATGGGACATCATGAAAAAGACTCTGAAAAAAGTCGCACTTGGCGGCGCTGCCCTTACCCTCCTCCCTGCAGCCGCCATGGCCGAAACCTCGTACCCTCGCATCGAAGCCGTGATCCCGGTTGAGATTGAGCATGATTATGCTTTCGACTCAGATGTGCAGGCGAATGAGCTTCACAACACGTTTGCCGTAATTGAGCCTGAAGTCTCCATCCAGTTCTCAGAAAACTGGTCAATCGAAGCCGGTCTCGTTTTTGAAAATGTGAACGATCCAGTGGATGACCGCTTCTTCGAAGACCAGGGCCTCTTCATCGAACAATTGTTCCTGCAATATGCTGGGGACAATTTCACGGTCATCGCCGGTAAGTTCAATCCTGTCTTCGGTATCGCCTGGGACCGCGCTCCCGGCATCTATGGTGTCGACTTTGCTGAAGATTATGAAATCACCGAACGCATTGGTTTCGGCGCTGACTACACATTCGGCAGTGAAACATCCGGCGAGCACACCGTCTCCGCATCAACATTCTTTGCAGACACATCTTTCCTCGCGCAAACCTTCATTAACAGCCGTGGACAGCCACGGATTGGTGATGGCGGCCCAAGCAACACCGAAGATTTCTCTTCTTTCGCAGTAAGCCTGGACAGTGAAGGCGTTCCTGCCCTTGGTGGCCTTGGCTACACATTAGGTGTCTCCCATCAGGCTGAAGGCCGCGGAAACACAGACGACCAGTTGGGCCTTGCTGCAGGTATCTTTGGCAGCTTCGACCTCACCGAGACAATCACATTCGAACCAGTCATTGAATATGTGTACCTGGAAAACTCTGGCGCAACCGTCGCTGACACTGACTACCTCACTGTAGGGGGCGCTTTTCTTCACGGACCATGGAACCTGTCTCTTTCCTACACGGGCCGAAATATGGATCCAAACACAGCCGGTGCTACGGACGTCGAAGACCACCTCTTCCAGGCATCAACCGGCTATGCGTTTGAAAACGGTCTGACAGCAGACTTCGGCTATCGCTTCGCGGAAGAAGGTCGCGTCGACACACACATTTTAGGCCTGCTCTTCACCTACGAACTGGAAGTTTCGACCAACTAAGTCGATACCCCTGTTCTCCATTTCAAGGAAAAGAGACATGAACAAACTCTCCCTTACCATTGCTGCTGGTGCCTTCTTGGCATCAGCACCGATGGCGTCAGCTGCAGAGCCCGCTGATATTTTGGCAACTTATGCAGACATCGCGGAAGCTGGATATACAGACTCGCTGACAACCGCCCAGACGCTGAAATCTGCTATCGCGGCTCTCATTGCATCCCCTTCGGATGAAACACTTGGCGCAGCAAAAGAAGCATGGGTTGCAGCCCGCGTTCCCTATCAGCAGACAGAAGCCTACCGCTTTGGCAACGTCATCGTTGATGAGTGGGAAGGCAAAGTAAACGCCTGGCCGCTTGATGAAGGTCTGATCGACTATGTCGACGCTGATGCCTACGGTGAAGAGAGCGACGAAAACGCTTATTACGCCGCCAACATCATTGCGAACGAAAAGCTCACAATTGGTGGTCGCGAGATTGACGCCACCAACATCACGCCAGAATTGCTTCAGAGCCTGCATGAGATTGACGAAGTCGAGGCAAATGTCGCAACCGGTTACCACGCCATCGAGTTTCTTCTTTGGGGTCAGGATCTGAACGGCACAGACGCTGGTGCTGGCAACCGTCCCGCAACTGATTACGCATCAGGCGATGCCTGCACAGGCGGAAATTGTGATCGTCGGGCAGCCTATCTGGTTGCAGCAACCGATCTCATGATCTCAGATCTCGAAGAAATGGTTGCAGCCTGGGGTGACAATGGTCCAGCCCGCGCCGCACTTGGCGATGGCAAAGAAGGCCTCGGCATCATTCTGACAGGTCTTGGCAGCCTCTCCTACGGCGAGCTTGCAGGTGAGCGCATGCGCCTTGGCCTCATGCTTCATGATCCTGAAGAGGAACATGATTGCTTTGCAGACAATACACATGACTCCCACTATTACGACGCACTGGGCATCTCCAATGTCTATCGCGGAAGCTATACGCGGGTTGACGGCACAATTGTCAGCGGCGCCAGCCTTTCTGATCTGGTACGCAGCGTATCAGCCGATCTAGACGCGGAAATGGTCGCAAAGCTTGAGGCAACTCAGGCCGCAATGCGCGTCATGAAGGACAAAGCCGATAGCGGCGAAATGGCCTATGACCAGATGATCGGTGAAGGAAATGACGTAGGCAACGCAATCGTTCAAGCTGCGATTGACGGCCTTGTTGATCAGACCCGCACCATCGAGCGCATCGTTGCAACAATAGAGCTCGACCAGATCGAGATCGAAGGATCAGACAGCCTCGACAATCCCGAAGCTGTCTTCCAGTAAGCTTTATTCGCAGTGAAGCCTCCCTCCTAGAAGCATTCTGGATAAGCGGGCCGGTGTCCCTCCAGAAACACATCGAATGGAGTGAGTTAGAGCCTCGTTTCGCAATATGCAGACGAAACTCTAAGAAAAGCGACAGGCCCGATGCCAATCCTCCATGCGGCATCGGGCCACATTTTTGCATGGAGGTCTTGTTGCGTATAATTCTCAGAGTGAGTAACAAATTAAACATAGTGAGCCTCGCGACTGCGCTCGTCCTTGCCTCTCCTGCTGCCGCAGAGATGACGGCAGAGGAGCGCGCGAGGATTCTGGCCCCCACGACGGACTTCAGTTCCGCAGAGCCCCACGAACATTTGCCTGGTGGGCTCACCACGAACACACGACGCTTTGACAGAGAAGCTTTTTCACAACCCTCCCAAAATATGAGTTTCGAAGCCC
The DNA window shown above is from Parvibaculaceae bacterium PLY_AMNH_Bact1 and carries:
- a CDS encoding histidine phosphatase family protein (Derived by automated computational analysis using gene prediction method: Protein Homology.) gives rise to the protein MRSDWYWVRQGAPLQDPGRYAGHLDLPTVPPDAGAARRLLSHLPQGAVWLTSPLVRARQTVQVLDPAANATVVQDLTDQDLGSWAGRRQSEVHKANPQIDWSMPGSIVPEGGECFEAVVTRVATLIERLTQHYPDRPLVVVSHLALIRAAIVLALDLPNEGGFQFDASPLSLTHLSWTGPDNLSEKSDERLGTWRLHTINRVLA
- a CDS encoding TCR/Tet family MFS transporter (Derived by automated computational analysis using gene prediction method: Protein Homology.) is translated as MTTRTPGRHALAFVLVTILIDTIGFGIIIPVIPELIMELSGEPISAAAGYGGLMLFSFAAAHFIFAPVMGNLADRFGRRPILLISLLALGIDYLIMAFAPSLFWLFLGRVFAGMFGATFATANAYVTDVSPPEKRAQNFGLTGAAWGLGFIIGPVIGGFLGEIGPRIPFFAASAIAFINVAYGFLVLPETLKDQDRRTFEWKRANPIGALAHFRAYPVLLGLVSATILFQLAHDANPAVFTYFAIHQFNWSEREIGFALGFVGVTVIFSQTVLIRLTVERFGEVNSAFIGLAIAAIGFAALGMATTTWMAYLALVPMALMGLAMPAIRSLMAARVPDNAQGELQGALSSLMGLTMIAAPLLMTQLFRTFTAEDAPFQLPGAPYFAAAFLMVSAALVLSRHARNHS
- a CDS encoding DUF2161 family putative PD-(D/E)XK-type phosphodiesterase (Derived by automated computational analysis using gene prediction method: Protein Homology.), translated to MAKPTVRETDLYAPLKSFLEGQGYEVKSEIGAVDVVARRGEEEPLIVEMKTGFTLSVIHQAVARQAISDIVYIAVPRGTGTPFRKSLKANTSLCRRLGLGLITIRLKDGFVETHADPSPYAPRKSKSKKTDLLREFAKRTGDPNKGGSTRRGLVTAYRQDALRCLQVLSDQGPTKAAEVSKASGVEKARRLMADNHYGWFERVETGIYALSSNGLKAAREYHGTLAELTPRAPPTEAP
- a CDS encoding peptidase (Derived by automated computational analysis using gene prediction method: Protein Homology.) produces the protein MNKLSLTIAAGAFLASAPMASAAEPADILATYADIAEAGYTDSLTTAQTLKSAIAALIASPSDETLGAAKEAWVAARVPYQQTEAYRFGNVIVDEWEGKVNAWPLDEGLIDYVDADAYGEESDENAYYAANIIANEKLTIGGREIDATNITPELLQSLHEIDEVEANVATGYHAIEFLLWGQDLNGTDAGAGNRPATDYASGDACTGGNCDRRAAYLVAATDLMISDLEEMVAAWGDNGPARAALGDGKEGLGIILTGLGSLSYGELAGERMRLGLMLHDPEEEHDCFADNTHDSHYYDALGISNVYRGSYTRVDGTIVSGASLSDLVRSVSADLDAEMVAKLEATQAAMRVMKDKADSGEMAYDQMIGEGNDVGNAIVQAAIDGLVDQTRTIERIVATIELDQIEIEGSDSLDNPEAVFQ
- a CDS encoding DUF1295 domain-containing protein (Derived by automated computational analysis using gene prediction method: Protein Homology.): MSESSWRHHRRSPTIISLIVYLPAIGVAWWVVSMAPTTSILWNTLIADVAATLVVFAASILTRNSSIYDPYWSVAPPLIAIYWFTAIGSKELTVREWLAFGLVTLWAIRLTFNCMRRWSSYKEQDFRYLDLKAKFGRLYPLIDLFGIELYPTVLVFLGCIPLFAVAESGTPLGPLDGLAVAVTLGAILVETAADEQMWAYRKSRTPDAPICTRGLWRHSQHPNYLGELLFWWGIWLFGFASGASELWMITGALAMTLLFVSISVPMMIKRKRQRYPNYDALVEGIPVLFPRPF
- a CDS encoding amidohydrolase family protein (Derived by automated computational analysis using gene prediction method: Protein Homology.), yielding MHDLVIRGGTVYDGTGGTPFKADIAIDGDKISAVGEVTDKGRTEIDATGQIVTPGFVDIHTHYDGQVTWDPYLQPSTFHGVTTAVMGNCGVGFAPCKPDEHDWLIGLMEGVEDIPGTALAEGIDWRWESFPEYMKAVESSPLALDIGLQVPHGALRAYVMGQRGADLEPANDDDIKQMSELVVDALDAGALGFSTSRTEKHRDKNGAHTPSFKAEQAELHGIAAAMGKADKGVIQLIADFWDFEPEFAMLRGMVEVSGRPLSLTIEQDDRHPEIWKKVLGGIGDAAAKGLPMRGQVPPRPTGVLMGLTSTLNPFLLHQTFRTIAHLPLEQQVQELRDPAFREKLLTEEPAYPEGQIITMLCTAYHKMFELGDPPNYEPAPQDSAAAVAEASDKSPREQVLDWMLERDGNALLYFPLMNYMSGSLDDVHTMMTHPNVAFGLGDGGAHVGILCDASFPSTLLTHWGRDRTRGPKLPLEWLIHGQTKANAEIVGLHDRGVLAPGMKADVNVIDFDNLRLHAPEIVHDLPAGGKRLIQKATGYTATIISGEVAFENGVPTGKLNGKLIRGAQARPAGVQIPVAAD
- a CDS encoding hypothetical protein (Derived by automated computational analysis using gene prediction method: GeneMarkS-2+.), whose protein sequence is MKKTLKKVALGGAALTLLPAAAMAETSYPRIEAVIPVEIEHDYAFDSDVQANELHNTFAVIEPEVSIQFSENWSIEAGLVFENVNDPVDDRFFEDQGLFIEQLFLQYAGDNFTVIAGKFNPVFGIAWDRAPGIYGVDFAEDYEITERIGFGADYTFGSETSGEHTVSASTFFADTSFLAQTFINSRGQPRIGDGGPSNTEDFSSFAVSLDSEGVPALGGLGYTLGVSHQAEGRGNTDDQLGLAAGIFGSFDLTETITFEPVIEYVYLENSGATVADTDYLTVGGAFLHGPWNLSLSYTGRNMDPNTAGATDVEDHLFQASTGYAFENGLTADFGYRFAEEGRVDTHILGLLFTYELEVSTN
- a CDS encoding enoyl-CoA hydratase (Derived by automated computational analysis using gene prediction method: Protein Homology. GO_function: GO:0003824 - catalytic activity [Evidence IEA]), with protein sequence MSDPIILVEKADGIATVTLNRPDAMNALSLELREAIADTFQDLEADPDVRVAVLTGAGRAFCAGLDLKELGEQGLTGPDNAVTHKDPVTSINQFSGPVIGAINGVAITGGFELALACDVLIVSTNCRFADTHARVGILPGWGLSQKLSRAIGIYRAKELSLTGNFLSADQAAEWGLVNRVVAPEELVSVAQSLAADMLTVVPECLPAYKQLIDDGFAEAFGDALKTELKVSGAANSSVSADALESRRAGIQKRGKSQTA